The Lepus europaeus isolate LE1 unplaced genomic scaffold, mLepTim1.pri SCAFFOLD_725, whole genome shotgun sequence genome includes the window AGGTGTTCGCCCCACctagcctctgcctctgtctctctgtgtgtctttctcatCCATCTCCtgatttctgtctccccctcctcctcttccttcctttctccctgcccctccaactccctctccctaCATCCTATGTCCCTGACCCCCGTCCTTCACTGGCGGTGGCCCTaaccctctctcctcccacccccctacCTGCCACCCCCAGGTCCTCGGCAGGACCCCAGACTGCACTGGCAGGCGGGCCCGGCTCTGGGCCGCTCCTTCCTGCATGGACCAGACCTGGACGAGGGGCAGCTGCGTGTCCACCGGGACGGCATCTACAGGCTGCACATCCAGGCTACGCTGGCCAACTGCTCTTCCACGGGCACCACGCGGCCCCACGGCGCCACCCTGGCCATCGGCATCTgctccccagccacccacagCGTCAGCCTCCTACGCCTCCACTTCCACCGGGGCTGCACCGTCACCTCCCAGCGCCTGACGCCCCTGGCCCGCGGAGACGTGCTGTGCACCAACCTCACCCTGCCCCTGATGCCCTCCCAAAATGCTGACGAGACCTTCTTTGGCATCCAGTGGGTGCACCCCTGACCCCTGCTCCCGGGTTGCTGTTTCTATGTTCTCCTGGATGGATGAGGAGAAGATGCAAAATCTCTGGACAGTCCTCCTGGAAGTTGACCAGGCCATCAAGAGGGACATTGAAGAAAGTGTCCCAGGACCTGAAGAGATGTCACGGCAGTCCCTGTAAATAAATGATGGACTTGAAGTAGCAACAGTGCATTGGTTTGAGTGTGTGAGTTGCAACAAATGTTGCCAAGTGCAAGGTGTCTTAGTGGTTCTGGAGAGCCTGCACCAAAGCGACACCCAGGGGCGTTTATGCAGGGACTTGGACATTTCCCACAAGTCCAACCCCAAGGTCAAGGCTCCAGCAGGCAAAGCTGGGTCCTCACTGGCCTTAGCGGCAAGCGAGTTCtcccaggcctttttttttttttttttttttgaagggcacagagtcagagacagcCAGCGTGActgcccatttgctggttcacttctcgaatgcctgcagtagctggagcAGGACCGGGCTGCAGCCGGGATCAGGGAGCTCCAACCACATCTCCcccgtggttggcagggacccgaggacctgagccatcaccagcctcccaggtgtgcatcagcagggagctgggctcaggagccagaggtgggtctctgctgtggcacgtGGGCACCTTCACTGCTGAGCTAAACACCTGTTCCCATGAGCCTCTCAGGGCACTCAGGCCACCCATGAGAGAAGCCCCCAGAGGCTCCCACCCCTAACACTGTCGCGCGGAGTGCTGAGTTGCACCCTAGGAATGTGGTGATGGggaggcagtgaaccagcactcaaactCTGCCAAATATATAAGAgaactctctcttctcttctcttgatttttttaataataataactttaTGACAAgttgggaattttttaaaaatatatttatttatttatttatttgaaagagttacagagagccagaggcagaaagagagagaggtcttccatcccctggttcactccccaaacagctgtaatggctggagctgcgccgatctgaagccaggagccaggagcctcttctcggactcccacatggatacaggggcctaagcacttgggccatcttccactgctttcccaggccacagcagagagctggattggaagtggaatagctgggacttgaaccggcacccatgtgggatgctggcactgcaggcgacagctttacccgctatgccgcagcaccagcccctctttactCTCTTCTTAACCTTCTGGGAAATCTAAagcttttacttaaaaaaaaaaaaaatgaagacggTTCACGATGACTTAGATAAAAGTAACCTCAGGTGGAGGATACTGTGGCAGAGAAAGGAATCCTGACTTTCGAAAGTTTGAGCTCTCGGTTTACAAAACCCAAGATTCCAGGGGGATCTCCAAAATCTGTAGAGAGATGACTTCAACCGATGTCAGTGCAGAACTTCCCCCTTGTGCACACCATTTGTATAGCAGCCTTATTCATAATTACTCAAAAGTGAAAGCGCCCACCAGCAGGTGAATGGACAACAGAAAGCGGTGGCTGCGTGCAATGGAATAAAATTCAGCGTTAAGAAGGAAGGAAGTTTCGGGCGAGCACGGAGGCCGCTTGGGATGTCTGCCTCCCACTTTGGAGGACatgagctctgcttccaatccagctccctgctgatgcactccctgggaggcaacagggagggctcaagtgcctgggcccctgtcacccacatgggagacctggatggagctcctggctcctggcttcagcctggcccagccctggctatggtgggcatttggggagtgagccagtgaatggaagacctctcactcagtctatctttctgcctttcaaataaataaacattgttcAAAGCGCTGGGTGCCAGGAAAAGGCTTTTCCTTGAGGGGAGGGGTCCAGGTTGGTGTGGAGAGgcgttggggccagcactgtggtgctgccCCTTATccaccagcatcctataccaagcgccagttcaagtccccactgctccatttccaatgcagcttcctgcaaatacgctggggaaggcagcaggtgatcctgggacacccagatggaggtcctggcccctggctttgtcctggcccagccctggctgttgcaggcatttagggagtcaaccaatagatggaagatcgatctctccctctctctctctctctctctctctctctctctctttctctggcactctgcttttcaaataaaataaataaataattttttaaaaaaattagtaaggaCATCTAGTCCATGTGGGGCAAGAGGGACCCCCGGCGatggtgccagggaggagggaggtgcaGAGTTCTGAAATCCCCCTGCCTCTGAGGAGGAACACTCAAAGTTGGGGGGCGTGGGGACTGTGGCAGGGCAGCCACGTGCTTGGGTGGGATTCGGGATTGGCCGAGCCTCCTCCCTCTGGCATTTTCTGGTCCTTTCTTTAAGCTGAGTTTTTGAATAGGAAATCCTTTTGCATGACTcgtaatggaaaacaaaaaaatttcccTCACCATCCCCTGTCCTTCCTGGCAGACAAACCCCACAGCCCTTCTAGGGACGAGCTCTGCAGGTTCCTGTTAGGTACCCTCTGCACCTGTTAGGTGCCCGCTGCACGTGTTAGGTGCCTGCCCTACCTGTTAGATGCCCACTGCACCTGTTAAGGCGCCTGCTCTACCTGTTAAGGTACCTGCTCCACCTGTTAGGTGCCTGCCCCACCTGTTAGCTGCCTGCTCTGTGTGTTAAGGTACCTGCTGTAATGAATTACCCAAGGCAGGTGGActtcatcaaggaaggaggtctGTGTTGGCTGGAGGTGCAAGGCCAAGGGGCCTGTGCCGTGGTGACAGCCTTTTCGCTGGCATAGTCCTGAGGTGGTCCTGGCTGTCACGTGGTGAGACAgcggacacgtgtgtgtgtgtgcgtgtgtgtgtttgaatcCTCGGATCTCTTCTGGAAAAGACacaggattcaatcatggggaCTCCACCTAAAGACGACCTCACCTAACTCTAAATGCCTCCCCAAGGCCCCACCTGAAAATGCCACAAATGGACTAAGTTTCcactttttcatttgaaagacagacagctTCTATCCatactgctccactccccaaatgcccacaacctctAAGGCCAGCCCCGGGGCCCGAAGCCAGGACATGGGgactccatccggggctcccacgtggtgGGCAAAggctgagtacttgagccatcgcctgccgcctccattagcagggagctccaaTCTGGAGCGGagccgggactgaaacccaggcactgggatgtggCAGTTCGTTTTTCCCCCAGGGGCCGTGGCAACTCTCTGGCTCCAGAACTTTCCCACTGCCTGAAAAGGAAAACCAGCATCCACCGCTGCTTCCTGGCTGCCCCGTCCAATGGGCGTCCCCTTGAGGCCCAGACCTGTCCTGGGTGCTTCCTGCAAGTGGCACCATGCTGCTTTCTCCTCCCCTGTCTGGCTTCTCTTACCTGGAAGATGCCTCCACCGTTGATCTGTGTGGCTCCACGTCCTGGTGCTCActtcctctctgtgactctagaGTATTCTGTAGGTTTTACTGACCCATCCGTTTCTTACTTttgtacttgagaggcagagagacgagaccttctatctgctggttcactccccagaggcctgcaccaggcagaagccaggaaccgggagctcagtcctggtctcccacgtgggtggcagggacccaagtccttgaactattacctgctgcctcccaaggtgtgcatcagcagggagctggattggaactggagtggccgggactcgaactcaggcattctgatatgcgATGTAGGTGTCCCGAGTCAGGTTTTAACTGCGGGGCCAAACCCTGGCTCGGGGAGCTCTGGTTTCAGCCTTCTGAGTCTCCTCCACACCCTTTCCCACAAGGGCTGTGCTAATCTACACTTCCGCCAACGGTGCATGATGGCTGCCTTCTCACCAcaccctctccagcatttgtcgcctcttaatttaaaaaaagaagggttttttttttaaattaatttatttatttgaaaggcagagtgagggagagacccccagagagcaagagagggagggatggagggaggaaaagagggagagacagagacagagagacagagagagagttcttccatcattTATAGTAAACCAGGAAAAGCAATCTCCCTGGATCCTATGAGCTGTTCTACCCAATTGATCCAACCCAAGGGAGTGGCTGTAGAGACCCGGGTTTGTGGCGGGTGAGGCAGAAGCACAGGTCAGGGCTGGCATCTGAAGAGGGAGCAGCAACACGGGACCCTCAGCCCAGCACTGTCTCTTGGGTAGATCGTATCAGAACTGAactgagaggggctggcactgcggcacagcaggtgaagctctgcctgtgatgtcggcatcccatatgggcgctggtttgagtgctggcagctccgcttccaatccagctccctgctgatgcacctgggaaagcagcagaagatggcccaagtgcttgggcccctgcacccacgtgggagcccctggctcccggctccagcctggcccagccctggctgttgcagccatctggggagtgaactagcactagatggaagacctctctctctctctctctctctctctcttccctcctctctgtaactctttcaaaataaataataaatcttaaaaaaaaaaacctgaactgAGGCAGAAGACACACATGGGCCCGGTCCCCTTGCCCCCAATCTGGTGTCAGAAGCGACTCTGGTGTCAGTCCTGGGAGAGGCGGGGCTGCTCTGACATCCTCAGACTTTCTCACACCAGAGCAGGGCTCGGTCACCCTCCATGCGGTTTCCAGGCCTCCGCCTCCCCCCAGTTCCGCAAAGTGATCGATCTTGAACAGCTGCCTGCTGTAACGGCCCCCTGAGGCCACCCCCCTGAGTGACAGCCAGCCAGGGCCGGCACCGCCCCATCCCAGACCCCGGGTTCCATGGGCACTGCAGAGGGGCCGTCGtgaccccctcccagccccagcgaGTCCCACGGGACCCTCACCTGCCCCCCTCTATACCTCATTAGAGCCCCAAGGACACCCAGACCCGTTCCCCACCTGCTGGTGCCCCAGACAACCCCCTCCTCAGGGGCCCTGTAAGGTGGTGCCCTCCTCTCTCTGGGGTCTGAGTCCTAAATGGCTCCTGCCATCTCCTGGGTTTTGCAGAGAGGCCTCCCCTGGGTCCCAGGTGACCACCACACCCAAACCCTGCTTCTGTCCAGGCCAGGGCTCTGCTGGAGAGAAACCATCTCAGCCAGGATTAACTGAACACAGGTGTAACCGCACACAGGTAGGATTGACCAGCGCAGGTGGGATAAACTGGAGGCGGGGGAGGAGACACAGGACGTCCGTCTGCTGGGAGCAGTCAGCTCAGCTGCCTGTGAGGGCCACGCCTGGCCACCGGTCAGACCCAGGGTGCAGGCCTCCCGTGCCTGGCACATTAGAGGAGAAAAATAGGTAACACAGAGTgaaagtgagagcaagagaaagatagagacagagacagagcaagtgagaaagaaacaaacatcACTTTCCCTAGTATCTTCTCATCACCATGGCAACCACTTCACCAGGGGATACCTGGCCTGGTCCTGCTGCCGACTTTCCCCTGGGCTATGAGGAACAGGTTTCCTGGCACTTGGTTGCCCATGGAAACGGATCATGGACTAGGATCCTAGAGTGAGTCCGACTGAGATGGGCGGGGGACGCACAGGTGCACCTACACCTGGCCCTTGCTGCCAACACTGTGTTGCAACATTCAATCCGgaaggggagggtggggtgggccaTCCGTGGACAAACACGATCGTCGTCCCGGCTGCTCTGGATGGGTGGACCTTGCCTCCATCCCTCCATGTCCAGCCTTGTGCGCCCATACGCCTCCCTCTGCGCCTCCCCGAGCTGTCACATCTCTGTTCCTCCCTTCCCTCGCTCCCCGCCTCAGTTCTGAGCCCCCTTGACGCCACCCTCTGTTCCAGTCCCCAAGCCTGAGACTGCTAGTCTCCAAC containing:
- the CD70 gene encoding CD70 antigen yields the protein MAEESTGCPLPRLPWASVLRAALLLALAGVAIHCLVCSQRLARQQQQHRQPQLEPPAGDIAELQLNHSGPRQDPRLHWQAGPALGRSFLHGPDLDEGQLRVHRDGIYRLHIQATLANCSSTGTTRPHGATLAIGICSPATHSVSLLRLHFHRGCTVTSQRLTPLARGDVLCTNLTLPLMPSQNADETFFGIQWVHP